The DNA segment CACCGCGAGGCTGCCCTTGCCGGGGGCGACGGTGATGATGCCCCCGGACACCCCGCTCTTGCCGGGCATGCCGACCTCGTACAGCCAGTCGCCGCTGCGTTCGTACAGGCCGGCCGTGGCGAGCGCGGAGAGGGTGTCGCGGCAGACGCCGGCGTCCACGACCTGCTCGCCGGTGCGCGGGCAGACGCCGCCGTTGGCGAGGGTCGCGCCCATGGTCGCGAGGTCGCGGGCGGAGACGGTCAGCGAGCACTGCCGGGTGTAGAGGTCCGTGGTGGTCACGGGGTCCCCGGCGAGGGCGCCGTAGCTGTCCAGCAGCCGGGCGATGGACTCGTTGCGCTGGTTGGTCGCGGCCTCGGAGGTGTACACCCGGTCGTCCACGAGCAGGTCCCGGCCCGCGAAGCGGGACAGGCCCCGCCGGACGAAGTCCCACCGCTCCTGCGGCGTCGCGCCGGGCACCAGCGCGGTCGTGGCCAGGGCCCCCGCGTTGACCATGGGATTCATCGGGCTGCCGTGGTTCAGCTCGACCGCCAGCACGGAGTTGAACGGCAGGCCGGTGCTGTTGACCCCGATCCGCTGCCGTACCGTCTCGCGCCCCAACTCGTGGTTCACGAGGGCGAACACGAACGGCTTGGACACGGACTGGATCGAGAACATGTGGTCCGCGTCGCCGGCCGTGTAGGTGCTGCCGCCGACATGGGCGACCGCGATGCCGAACAGTTCCGGGTCCGCCTCGGCGAGGACCGGAATGTAGTCGGCGACCCGCCCGCCCCGGTCGCCCTGGAACCGCCGGTGCACCCCCTCCAGCGTCGCCCGTACGGCCTCGGCGGTCGGCAGCCGCCCCGTGGAGACGGCGGCCCGCGCCGTGCCGGGGTCCGCGACGTCCCCGGTGTCATGGATCACCCCGGCCATCCGCCACCTCCTGATCTCCGGCCCCGGCCCTCCGGAACCGCACCCGACTACCACTACCGCACAGCCCACCCGCCACCGCCGCGCGAAATGACCGATGCGGCCGGGAGAGCCCCCGATGGCCGATGTCGTACGCACCGGGCCGCGTGGGTACCGGGTCCGGACGGGACGGCGCCCTACACTCACGCGGATGCGTCGTGACGAGGAACCGGCCGGCCGGGGCGGCGAAGGCCGGGCCGAAGGCGTGGGGCCGTTCACCACACGGCTCACACTGCGCGGGGCCGATGGCAGCGAGGCCGTGTGGGACTCCCGTACGGTCCGCAGGCGCGGCGCGCTGACCGTACGGGCGGCGGGCGGCACCCGAGCGGTGGTCCAGCGGGCCGACGCTCCGGGGCTGGCCCGGACGCGGGCGCTCAACTCCGTCGCGGCGGTGGCGTTCACACTCGGCGGACTGCTCTTCGCCGCCGGGGCCGCGCTCGCGATCGACGGGGCACCCGCGAACTCCGTGTCGAGCACGTACTTCGCCGGTGGCCTCTTCTTCAACGCCGGGGGCTACGCCTCACTCCTCCAGGCCGTCAACGCACCCCGGCGGACCGAGGGCAACCGGCTCAGGACCGGCGCGTGGCGGTGGTGGAGCTACGAGCCGATGCGCATCGACTGGCTCAGTACGTTCCTGCTCTTCGCCGGCACGCTGGTCTTCGGCCTGAACCTGCTGGACTCGTTCCTGCACGGCCTCAGCACCCAGCAGGCGGCCCGACTCGTGTGGGCGCCGGACGTGATCGGCTGCGTGCTCTTCCTGATCTCGGGCCAGCTCGCCCTCGCCGAGGTCTGCCACGCCGCCACGGGCGTCCGACCGCACGACCTCGGCTGGTGGATCGTCGCCGTCAACATGGCCGGCTCGGTGCTGTTCATGATCGCCGCCCTGGCGGACCTGGTCAGCCCCGGCGAGAGCGCCCCGGTCAGCATGGCCGTCTCCAACACCGGCACCCTGGCCGGAGCCCTGTGCTTCGCCGCGACCGGCGTACTCCAGTGGTTCGAACGCCCCTGACCGCAGCGAGGCCCTACCGGAGCCGGTCCGAGGGCTGGGCCGGCAGGGCGTCGTGGGCGGCGTCGGCCTGGGCGGGCAGGGAGAGTTGCCAGGTGTAGTCGTCCGGGTCGAAGGCGTGCAGGCGCTTGACGAGCCGGGCCGTCGACCAGGGCCAGCAGAACGTGTTGACGCCGGGGAGGCCGAAGTAGTAGCCGGTGCCGCCGCCGGCGTTGTAGACCGTGCCGGACAGCGCCTCGTGCAGAGCCCGCTGGTAGGCCGCCTCGGCCCCCGGCCTGACGTCCAGGGTGGCGGACGCCCCGCCCGCGCGCAGCCGGCTGAGGGCGTCGGTGACGTAGCGGAGCTGGGCTTCGAGGACGGTGGGGACGGCCGTGGTGCCGGTGAGCAGGTTCGGGCCGATGAGCAGGAAGAGGTTGGGGTATCCGCTGACGCTGGTGCCCAGGTAGGCGCGGCGGCTGCCGGCCCAGCTCTCGGCCAACGTGCCCTCGGTGCCGTGCAGATGGGGGGCCAGCGGGATGTCGCCGATGTGGAACCCGGTCGCGAGGACGAGGACGTCGGCACGGGTGCGGCTGCCGTCGGCGCCGATGACGTCGGAGCCGTCCACGGCCGTCACGCGAGTGGGGCGCAGCCGTACGTTGGGCCGGGTCAGGGCGGCGTAGTACGTGCTGGAGGTGATCAGGCGGCGCCCGCCCAGACGGTAGTCGGGCGTCAGGGCGCGGCGCAGGGCGCGGTCCCGGACGGAGGTGCGCAGATGGAGCCGGGCCAGGGTCTCCAGGGGCCGCAGCAGGCTCGGGTGGCGCAGCGGGAATCCGATGCTCTCCTGGGTCAGATGGTGCAGGCCGCGCAGTGCGCGGCGGGCCGCCGGGTGGCGGGCGAAGTACCGGTGGAGGCCCGGCGGGAGCGGGTAGTCGGGCTTGGGGAGGACCCACTGCGGCGTGCTCTGGAAGACGTCGACACGGGCCGCCCTCGGCTGGATCTCGGGCAGGAACTGGACGGTGGACGCCCCGGTGCCCACCACCGCCACGCGCTGCCCGGCCAGGTCGACCCCGTGGTCCCAGCGGGCGGAGTGGAAGGCGGCGCCGGGGAAGGTGTCGAGGCCGGGGATGTCGGGGATGCGGGGCCGGTGCCAGGGGCCGGTGGCGACGATCACCGCGCGGGCGGCGCAGGTGCCGGACGTGGTCCGCAGCCGCCAGCGGTGCGCCGCCGGCTCCCAGCGGGCCTCCAGCACCTCCGTGTCGTAGCGGATCGCGTCGTGCACGCCGTGCGCCGTCGCGGTGTTGTCGAGGTAGTCGAGGATCTCCGGCCGGCCCGCGAAGCCCCGGCTCCAGGTGTGCGGCGCGAAGGTGTACTCGTACAGCATCGCCGGTACGTCGCAGCCGCAGCCGGGGTAGGTGTTGTCGCGCCAGGTCCCGCCGAGGCGGGCGGACTTCTCCAGTACGACGACGTCGTCGAAGCCGGCCTCGCGCAGCGCGATCACGGCGGCCAGGCCGGAGATCCCGGCCCCGATGACGACGACTTCCGCTTCGTAGTGCTGTCCGATGCTGTCGTCGGCCACCAGTACGCGCCTCCTGTCTGCGTCGCGAGCACCCCGGCGCCACAGCCGAACCGCTCCCGCCCGCTTGCCCGGATTGCCGAGCCTAGGGAGGTTCGCGGTCTCGCACGTGGATACGACGACAGATGGCTCGAAGGAGTGGTATTGCTGGGTTATCGGAATACCGGGGCGGCCTTCTCTGCTTGGATGCCGACCATGGCGAAGAGGGGCGGACTGCCCGAATCCGGGAGACTCCAGGCCGCCGTCGACGAGCCCGGACGGCGACTGCCGTACCCCAGCGGCTGGTTCTGCCTGGCGCGTTCACGGGAGCTGTCGCCCGGCAAAGTCGCGACCCGCCGTTTCATGGACGAGGACGTCGTCCTCTACCGCACCCGTGACGGCCGCGCCCACGCCGTACGTCCCTACTGCCCCCACCTCGGCGCCCACCTGGGCGCCGGCGGCACGGTCGAGGGCCGGAACCTCGTATGCCCCTTCCACGGCTTCGCCTTCGGCCCGGACGGCACCTGCGTCGGCACGCCGGACGGCCTGCCCCCGCGCGCCCGTCTGAGCCACCACACCATCAGCGAGCGCGACGGCTTCCTCTTCGTCTGGTACGCGCCCGGCGGCGCCGCGCCCACCTGGGAGATCCCCGGCATCGCGCGGCCCGGAATCGCCCCGACGGCCGCCTGGAGCACGGAAGTGCGCACCTACCCCCAGGAGATCATCGAGAACACCCTCGACTTCCAGCACCTCCCGGTCCTGCACCACGTCTCCGTGCGGCAGCTCGACCCGCCCACGCCCCAGGGCCCCCTGCTGCGCATGCGGCTGCGCCTCGGGCCGACCAGGCCGGCCGTCCTCGCGCACCGGGTCCGGGCCGACCACACCTTCCTCCTGGCCGGGCTGGGATACCTCTGCGTCGAACTGCCCGTGCCCGCGCTCGGACTCACCAGCTACCTCTGGGCGATGCACACCCCGACCGGGCCCCGGCGCACGCGCATGCTGGTCGCGACGGCCTGCGCGGACCTCCACGGGCGGGCCGCCGACGCCGCGTCGCTCCCGCGGCGCGGCCTGCACCGGGCCTTCGCCCGCGCGATGCTGCGCACCGCCGTCGGCAAGGTCCACCAGGACCTGACGATCTGGAACACCAAACGCTACGAGCCGTACCCCCGGCTCGCCCCGAACGACCGGGCCATCGGCCTGTTCCGCCACTGGGCCCACCAGTTCTACCCGAAGCCCTGAACGAACCCGCGCCCGTGCACCGCCCCCGGCAGCCCCGTACGCCCCTCACAGCCCCGGCGCCCCCCACACCGGGAACCAGCGGGACAGGTCCTGCTCGACGCGGAGGTCGTCGCCCAGCGTGGCGCG comes from the Streptomyces sp. NBC_00525 genome and includes:
- a CDS encoding flavin-containing monooxygenase, producing the protein MADDSIGQHYEAEVVVIGAGISGLAAVIALREAGFDDVVVLEKSARLGGTWRDNTYPGCGCDVPAMLYEYTFAPHTWSRGFAGRPEILDYLDNTATAHGVHDAIRYDTEVLEARWEPAAHRWRLRTTSGTCAARAVIVATGPWHRPRIPDIPGLDTFPGAAFHSARWDHGVDLAGQRVAVVGTGASTVQFLPEIQPRAARVDVFQSTPQWVLPKPDYPLPPGLHRYFARHPAARRALRGLHHLTQESIGFPLRHPSLLRPLETLARLHLRTSVRDRALRRALTPDYRLGGRRLITSSTYYAALTRPNVRLRPTRVTAVDGSDVIGADGSRTRADVLVLATGFHIGDIPLAPHLHGTEGTLAESWAGSRRAYLGTSVSGYPNLFLLIGPNLLTGTTAVPTVLEAQLRYVTDALSRLRAGGASATLDVRPGAEAAYQRALHEALSGTVYNAGGGTGYYFGLPGVNTFCWPWSTARLVKRLHAFDPDDYTWQLSLPAQADAAHDALPAQPSDRLR
- the glsA gene encoding glutaminase A, yielding MAGVIHDTGDVADPGTARAAVSTGRLPTAEAVRATLEGVHRRFQGDRGGRVADYIPVLAEADPELFGIAVAHVGGSTYTAGDADHMFSIQSVSKPFVFALVNHELGRETVRQRIGVNSTGLPFNSVLAVELNHGSPMNPMVNAGALATTALVPGATPQERWDFVRRGLSRFAGRDLLVDDRVYTSEAATNQRNESIARLLDSYGALAGDPVTTTDLYTRQCSLTVSARDLATMGATLANGGVCPRTGEQVVDAGVCRDTLSALATAGLYERSGDWLYEVGMPGKSGVSGGIITVAPGKGSLAVFSPRLDEAGNSVRGQRVAHFLSGALGMNLFASTAHAEAAG
- a CDS encoding Rieske 2Fe-2S domain-containing protein; the protein is MAKRGGLPESGRLQAAVDEPGRRLPYPSGWFCLARSRELSPGKVATRRFMDEDVVLYRTRDGRAHAVRPYCPHLGAHLGAGGTVEGRNLVCPFHGFAFGPDGTCVGTPDGLPPRARLSHHTISERDGFLFVWYAPGGAAPTWEIPGIARPGIAPTAAWSTEVRTYPQEIIENTLDFQHLPVLHHVSVRQLDPPTPQGPLLRMRLRLGPTRPAVLAHRVRADHTFLLAGLGYLCVELPVPALGLTSYLWAMHTPTGPRRTRMLVATACADLHGRAADAASLPRRGLHRAFARAMLRTAVGKVHQDLTIWNTKRYEPYPRLAPNDRAIGLFRHWAHQFYPKP